GCTGACCAGGAGTCAGTGGGTAGTCCTGAGCCAACACAACAAGCTTCATGCAATTCAAGTAGTAAAGACGTCAACGAAAGAAGAGACTTACTAAATGCAAAATTGAAAGAATACAAAGGCGAAAAGTTGAAAAGAAAGCTACCAGTAGTTAACCAGCTCTTAAATGTGTCTCAAGAGGAGCTTAAAATTAAAAAGCAGCTATTAGAAAGGATGGACAATATGGACAAAGCCCATTTGAATCACATGGAAACACTAACAAATAATATGGAGAAGCTTATTGGATCCATATCAGAAGGATTTGCTATGCTAAGGCAAATGATGTGCCAAGCCCCTGGTATGCAGCCACACTATATGGCACCACAGAAAGGAGGATTTTCATAAATCCCATGATGCTTTGATGCAACATTTTGTCACACTTGCTTCAGAATTGGTGGCGTGAGAGCTGTCGTATTTCCCGAAATAGGTGGTTTTTCATGTCTTCGCTTTGTAATTTTCTTAAATCTGTATTAAATATATTTGTTCGTCCTCAAGGGCTATTAGGCGTGAATAAACTTTCTAAAACAATAGCGCATCTTTGTTCCGAGGCTGACATTAGAGTGATTGAAATCTTGTTTGActtttgttggtttttatgcaaatattcaCCTCAACAAAGCATTCTTTTCTTAAAGCGAGGATGAAATATTCAAGAATCGAGTCTTGACCTCTCTTGACCTCTCTATTTTAAGATGTGGAGAGCTGAACAAAACTTGCATTTTCGAGTAATTTCCAGCCGTTATTTGTACGTATTACGGTGCTTTGGCGTCGAGAAAATCGTTGTGAATTTTATCATGAACCCTGAATTTTTAGTTGTAGGTTTCAAGTACATTTAAATGTATCTTTCCTtgcttttgtttgatttgatttcttgcTTGCACCAATTTAAACATGCTGCCGATTTTTGTGTTGTTTAGCTTTGTTTGAATTGGATGGAAGAGGGAAGTTTAAAACGAGGGCATGTACCTGCATTCGATTCTCCCGGAAGACCCGAGAGCAAGCGCCGATCTTGAGTATCTCCAGAGTGTATTGGCATAcaaatgaatgttacttttgCAGACTGTAATGcccattgttttttatttagGCCAATCGAGAACATTAAGGGGTTTTCTTGCGAGACTATCATTTAAGTCAACACAAACATAGAGAGTCAAGAACAGAGAAGAGTGTTGAACAACGAGTTAGGTTACGCAGAACACCCTCGTGCTGCTGTTACTGATGACCTTGAAACATTTTTTAGCATCACCCACCAGGACTTGGGCAACGTGTTTATTTTGAAGCAGTTTAAGGAGTACTGGCCAAAGGGAGTAAGGTTAGAGTTATTTTGTTTGCATGCAACATGGTTAGTATACAGGCATACCTAGAGGTTCAGGATGTAATGAAATCAAGTCAGTTTGAGTCCTCCTGACATCACTTAGTCTTGATTCTTGatacacaaaagaaaaatactctCATGTAACTACTGTAGGTTAAAGTCATTCAAACATGAAATTAATGTGGTAGAACATCACATGCACTAAGTAAACCAATTTAAGCACGTATGAAACTGTTTTTTCACTgttgcaatgttttttttttcttaattcaaTACTGCCTTCAAGGAAGTTTTATCATCAAAGACACACTACTGAAATACTGTTTGTTGGATTGCAGAGAGTTCACAAAGAGAATGGATGTAGACCTGCCATTCTACTATTGGACTCTAAATGAGAGGTACAGAGATGAAGATTTGCCTTCCTTTGACGTTCGCCCAGCAATTGATGGAGACCAGGACTTAAGGACACATCCTCTTCGTCTCCATAGGCTGAGACCTAATACAAGGGAAGACAGCTCTATCTTTGTGGCAGGACGAGCCCACTTGCCAGCGAGGCACAAAAAAAGTATCCGACAGTCTTTTCACAAGCCAGAGAGTGTTCACACCCTGCAGTTctagctagtgagtaaatgacatcactttctcctcaatccacCATACCAAGTAAGGCAGgtcataaaatgaaaaaaatgtcctCCATAAGTATTCCTCTCTTGAAATGATTGCATAAAACCTTCGAGTATTCAACACACAAGCTTacaaaatgtgaagaaaaaggagaagtgatttttttatcaagtggcactttaatatttttccttttgacAGTTTTGATTCAGTAGAAAGGCAGTTAAAAAACACAGGACAGAAGTCACatgtcattgttttaacaatacagaaagaattctaaacattcattaaagctaaacTTATGCctacttaggcctaaacaaaatcATTGTAAAAGGTTAGGGTTGTTCATGCATAGGTAaagcaatgacctgtgacctctgTTTTGTTGTTACCCATTTAAGTAAACAAAAGGGCTGCTGGCATACGACAAAACTACTGTACGGTTCAAATTCATAATTATGTGCAATATAATATTAATACCGTACATGCTCAAACAGGATTCCCAAAGCTCAATAATACATGGTAATTTACTCATTCAAATGGTTTTGCATTATATAAATATGCCTTTTTCCCACAATTTTCCACCTACAGGTATATTTTGTCATTATATTGATAGTCTTTCTTATTAGGGGGCCACTTTCCCACCTTCATCActgaaattgcaggaaaatatCTCTTTTCACCAGTGTCCATAATAAATTGGTAGAAAACACTTCTCAGGGTGACAAGTTTAACTTCACGCTTCCTCAAAGCAACAGTCATTTTCGGGACTTTAACTGCAGGGATGTATCCAATTGGTTGCCAGCCTTCATCCCCTGTAGACCAATTTACTTAAACGACAATAGCATTCTCGTCTCTGACGTTTGCTGGTTCAAAGTGTAGACGGACATTAACACTTTGCTTTTCAATCAATCGCTCCTTGCATTGCTTTAAGTTGTTTTGAAACGTTGCGTGAAAGCTGCTACCTTTCAATTGTATCAACTCGGTATATAATTGTTCCATTTCGGTCTTTAATTGTTTCATCGCCTTTATCGTCATTCCCATCCTCGCTTTCCTCCTTGTCCTCATCATCTAGATCAACATGTTCGTCAGCTAGCGCACTTATATCAAGATTTTGCATCTGTTGAGCGATTAAACCTGTGCTCCGTGTAATCATGACATTTCCAACACTTGGACAGTCTGTGCAATTGCACGATAACGTATCAAAAGAAAGCCTTGCAATAGCTGCCATGTTGTCAGCTGGTTTATCGACTGGCTGAATGGCTGCTCCTGTCATCCCTACTGTACGTTCAAAATCCCAGATAACACCAATTTTCGCTTCCTCGTTATCCTCGGTTTCCTCTGGCACAACCTTGTTTGGGTTAAAAAACGTGAAATGAGGTATGTAAGAACAATAATTGATCCCATCCAAGTTAATTTCTGAGACAACCTTCATAAAATCACTCCATACTTACATAAAATATGGCACTTGATTTAACTTCGATGCAAGAAGGTTATTTAactcctgcaaatttcacaaggACATCATTCGAACCCGGGAAGACAACTAGTCTTCGTTCTGACAGATCTCTCATGAAGGAGAAGCGACCATAAACAAATTTGAGCTTCAAAAGGGGAAAGCTTTTCACAGTCAACTCGAATCTACTCTCTAAATCAATACAGTGAAGTCACAAAAAACGATTTTCTTTGAAGATCTTCACATTGCATGATCCTTTCACTACAGCATCCATGTTTAAAAATAGTGTCACGTGATGCAATGACTTTGGTAATATAGTTCAAAGGCAAAGGATTCTGGGATATATGCAAATTCCTCCTTTGCACCACagcaaaattacatgtataatatGCAAAGACCACCCCAAagacccattgatgacaactcaAAAAACTCGAACAGGGGACATTTTTCTTATACCCAGTCTTTGTTTTCGACTGATGATAACAATTAttatgataatttttttatcatagaatCTAGATAAGTTTTTATTGTTACTAGCATATAAAACATATTGTTACAGTTCAGTTGCATTAAATATGCAGAAATACCAAGCACAGGCAGTTGATAAAACAGATAACAATTTATTATTGGTAACTAAAATGGGTATGTGTAGGTGCCAAAATACATGTGTATTAAAATACATAAGAAAATTTGTTACTGTTAATTTAATACCAcatatttctattattttgtgAAGTTTTGTGAATAAACTTTCAAGTACAATGATGGTCATTTGATTTATCCTTGAATGGTCCAATAGAGTGATTTTCCTCCGTCTGTGAAATAGGAATTGTACAATTAGATACTATTACCCCCTATTAGCTCCTAATAGTCTAACTCATGACATGCGACAAACTAATCACAGGTAAACACGGTGAGTGCACACTTCATTTCACACCCTGTAATTTTTGGGAATAACTCCCCCGCACGATTTACAAAAGCCTTCTTCAAAGGACTCACACTTAAGAGAACAGTATGGACTGAATTTTTTTGGTATAATCTTGCCTTTTGGTAGCCTACTACACCCTAATAGGTACTATTAAACACTGACTAGTAGTAATTGTTTCACAGACGGATGAAAATCACTCTAGCAGTACACTGATGCAACTATCATTGGCTATTAACCCATTAAGGCTCTATATTATTGCTTATAGTTCTACTAatgaaattgaatttttaaCTGAGCTGATAATTTCCTGTAAAACATGAACGTATTTACACTCCACGAgatattatttgctttgattgcAAAGAATAGAATAACAAAGGGTCAAGCCTATAAGCCTAGTGAAAAGGATTATCATGAAGTTCATAGAACACCCTAAAATTCTCTGATTGTCTTGCTTCAGAGCAATTGTTATAGATTATAATTCAAAATGTATCACATTCTGGAATTTACGTCATCTCACTTGCATAATGATATTTCAAATGTTTATTTCTCTGAATAGAGAAGTCCAcattccaaaaaaaataaaccatCCTATTTCAAATTACTCATATGAGTgatttacaaaataatttttttccccTGATATACACTTAAATAATAAATGTTCAAATCCCCCATCTTTAAGCGTCAAAGTACTGCGTAAAGAATGCGCCTTATCTTTTTCCCTCCAACTTCATTGCAGTCAGTTCGGTAATTATTAGGGTTTACAGCTGGCTGGAAACTTCTATCGTAATCGATGGCTGAAGCAACCTTTTCTTCTCCAATCCTCTCATTGTTTACCTTACAGAAATTATGAAGAACAAAACAGGCATAGATGATATTTGGCAGCTCAGTTAGGTTGATGTCCATGGCTCACCTAAGTGCACCAAATCGTGCTTTTAATCGGCCAAATGAACATTCAATCACCATACGTGACTGGCATAGTGTCATGCTGAGGTACTGCTCTTGAACTGTGAAGCCACCATTTGAGTATTCCTTCATAACATAAGGCATCAGGGGGTATGCAGGGTCTCCAAGCAGCAAAACTGGAATTGGTTCTTCATCAGGAAGCACCTGTCGTCTACATGGTGGGATGGTCTCATTTTTAAGAAACAAATTGAGCTTTGAATTGGAAAAGACTCTGGCATCATGGACACTTACTGGCCATTTCACAACAACATCCATAAACAATATTTATAATCACATGCAGCTTGAACATTTAAAGTGTAATGGCTTTTTCTGTTGATATAATCTGTCGAGTTGGTTTTGGGCTGTTTAATTTGTATATGAGTCCCGTCTATGGCGCCTAAACACTGGGGAAAACCATGTGCTTTATGGACCTTCTTCACCAGGTTTGTCACTTCTTCGTCTGTGAAAGGAAGTTTTATATACTTGTTTCCAAGATGTACAGTGATGGCCTTACATACTGTACGTACAATCTTAGATACAACTTGTCTTGAAATACCAAAGGCATTGGCTGTCTTTCGTAACCTTCCCTCATCACTCAAGTAATACAGCGTGACATCCACTGGAGTCCTCATTATTATTCGTTTTACTTTGATATATGGCCTCAGTTTGTTGGCTAATTTGTAGAGAGGACCACGGCTCATTCGAAAATTCTCTCTCCACTCTTTCTCAATCATTATTCCACCCACAAAGTTGTCCCACCAAGCACTAGTTCTTCCTGGTCCGACCCAGAATCTTCGTGGACGTGCTAGTTGTCTTCCCGCTCTTTTGAGAAGTCTTTGGCATCTGATTCCTGAATCAGATATGGCTAGAAGCCGCATAATGCTTAGACGTCTTCTCAAGTAGTTAAAGTGTAGATTTAACATTACAACATTTAGTTCGAGACACGCTATTAGGCTTGAAAGTAGTCCTAGTAGCATTGAACACACAATGTTTctgttgccgccattttggaaaatctcgCTCGGAAAAAGACTGGTTCTGATACTGTGGCGTCAGcgtatacaaaaatatacggaTACGAGCGTCCACATGTATCCGGATGGAGAGCGTATACAGAAATCTCCGGATACACCGAGCGTATACGGCGGACACGTGTGGATGCTAGGTGTATCCacataaaaaaatttgcggatacaaaaatttccggttatgtgtggacggggccttaagCTGTTCTGCCTTTAATATACAGTCAGACCTGTATTAAGCAATCACCCTCTGGGAATGGGAAGTGACCACTAAATACAGGTCAAAGGATACAGTTCAAATACAATCAAAATGCTATTTTTTATCACTGTTAATCACTAGATGTACAATTTTGAATGACAGCACTGGTAAAACTACTTACTTGCTCGAAACTACTGGACTGCACAATAACTTCTTTGACACCGTAACATACAAAAAGACTAACAAAAATTTAGAGTGGAATTTGTTTGCAACCTATTTGTTTTGAGAAACGTAATTTGATATATGTGTCTGTTTCTGTTGTCAGACTTGACAGAAAACTTAAATGTAACTGGATATGTTCCTAAACTAATGGAAACGTGAATAACTGAGTTTTTAAACATTGTCAAATACTGCAAAGGTCATTATTAAATGAAAATACATCAACAGAGGATAGTGCTGAGGTGCCAAGTGAATATCACTTTCATGCAGTTGGCTCAAACCAAAATCAATAaaagaagaattcgatctcCAGTGTGGTTCAGACGTTTGACCTCAAATTAGAAACATTCATTTCTGGCATTTTCATGATTTGCTTAAAACAAACAAGGAAATAAATTGTTGTACCTCATGTGTTGCACTGGTTGCAGTCTCAGTTGCGAGAAGCCAGTGTAACACTAGCGTTGACACTACTCCAGTGACAACTTTATTGTTTTGATATCAAgtggaacactgaacaatagaacttgatatAACGTCAGTGTTATGTGACCCCGAATATGACTGCACCCATtatttaatcactcactgaaaactatgtccccattcaAACTGTATAAAAAAGTAATTGACACCGTGTCACTGTTAATACAAGTCAAGACACTAAAAAAGTCTCTTGGGACTTAGCAAATGGTAACCGAGTTGCTTAATAGAGGTCAAAACGTACAGTAATTAAGGGGAGATTTGACTGTAAGTTGGGCGGCTGTCATATGCATGAGGGAGAAAAAGACAGGTTGAGATTTAATGCTGGataaattgggggggggggggtgggggttttGTAATTGTTGGCATTGCTACAGAGAAGGACTTGCCATGTAACTAAGCCaactttccccccccccccccccaataatGGACAGTCCTTTTTTCCAGCTCTTTGGTATTTCAGACGAAATCAAAGCATAATTTGAACACAGGTAAAAAACTGGAAATTAGAAGCATCCCTGGCCATTCATAGAAAAGGTCATGGGATTACAACTTGAAAATAACTTGACTAAATTATTTAACAGAGTGGCAGGCAAAGTGTAGCAATCGAATATTATCATCATGCTAAATTGGTAATGGTGATTCTCTTGTAGGTTGATACTGAAGTGTGTGAGCAGACATTTTCTTGGCTATCACAGTATGGCAAAATCACACGTCACATGAACGAGAATAGGTTTATTTTTTACATTAGTTGCAGTTACACATACCAAGGTAAATAGCATTCCCAAGGTAAACACCAAGGTAAACTCACCGCGGGAATTACGTTACCGAGGTGCTTGGGGTCACACACTAAACATTTTGCCACGATCAAGTATTCATACTTGACTGGTTTCTGCGCGAAATGCGAAAATGAATAATTCGAGGGAGCTTGCTAGCATCATCTCGCTTTTATTACTTATACTGTGCAGACGGTCCTCCACTGCATTGTTATGTCACTGTTTCATACAGCGAAGAATTAAAAGGCGAAGACTCCGTTTGCACTTTATAAATGCCATAGCTCACAGTATCTACTACTTGACAGCACATCGAAATAATCATGCATGTGCACACACTCCCAGGAGTGTTTGGGTTCTTCCATGTCCACAAATGTGGTTTCAGCAGCTACTGAACGATCATGCACTAGACCATTGGTGTAAAGAAAACTTCAGAGTTACTAGGGCAACTTTCGAGTACATATGCCAGCTTGTTGGACCAGCACTTTGTCGACAAGATACGCATATGAGAGATGCCATCCCTATGGAGAAGAGAGTGGGAGCAAGTTTATGGAGATTGGCAACCAGTGAATGTTACCGCTCATGTGGATTGATGATTGGACTTTCCAAATCAGCAGTTGCTAAATGCTGTCATGAATTTGTTCAACAACTTTGTCTGTTAAAGGGCAATTACATAAAGTTTCCAACCATAAGAGGTGAAGTGCAAGCCAAAATAAATGGATTCTCTAAGCGAAGCACGATTCCAAATATAGCAGGGGCAGTTGATGGCACTCATGTCCCTATAAAAGCTCCCAAAACAAACCACGAGGACTATTTTAACCGTAAACATTTCTACAGTTATATATTGCATGGTGTTGTCGATTCTACAGGACTATTTTTATCTGTCTCAACTGGTTATCCCGGGCCTTTGCATGATGCAAGGGTCTTAAGACTAAGTCAGATATTTGACGCTGCAGAAAATGACTTGATTTTGACTGCACCAACAGTAGATGTTAATGCTACTATTGTACGGCCCCTTATTGTTGGTGACTCTGCATACTCATTAAAACCATGGCTGCTTTGTCCCTTCCAAGAGGGGTTGTCAAAAGCTACAATTGTTTCACAGCATGCATATGGCTTAACAAAGGGAAGATGAAGAGTCCTACAAAAACGGTTAGACGAAGACAGTGACAGAATTCTAGACACTATAATTACTTGCTGTATTTTGCATAACATTTGCATCGTAAGAGGGGATCGTTATGAAATAgacaacgatgatgatgatgacgacgacgatgatagCGATGATGACAATGGAATACCCTCCCGAGGGGCTCAAGGCATACGAAGAGCACTTGCAGACTACTTAACTAATCTTTAGAGAAACGCTTCTCAGTGGAAAAATGAAATACCCCAAGAAATAGAAACGTGTCTCAAGTGCTTCatatttttaaaggaaacaaaCTATATTTTTGTTACTATTTACTGGTAAGTTGTGATGCTTGAAATAAATGTTTTCTTATACTGTAGATAATCACCATGTAAATATA
The sequence above is a segment of the Montipora foliosa isolate CH-2021 chromosome 2, ASM3666993v2, whole genome shotgun sequence genome. Coding sequences within it:
- the LOC137991664 gene encoding uncharacterized protein; protein product: MWFQQLLNDHALDHWCKENFRVTRATFEYICQLVGPALCRQDTHMRDAIPMEKRVGASLWRLATSECYRSCGLMIGLSKSAVAKCCHEFVQQLCLLKGNYIKFPTIRGEVQAKINGFSKRSTIPNIAGAVDGTHVPIKAPKTNHEDYFNRKHFYSYILHGVVDSTGLFLSVSTGYPGPLHDARVLRLSQIFDAAENDLILTAPTVDVNATIVRPLIVGDSAYSLKPWLLCPFQEGLSKATIVSQHAYGLTKGR